From the Bos taurus isolate L1 Dominette 01449 registration number 42190680 breed Hereford chromosome 22, ARS-UCD2.0, whole genome shotgun sequence genome, one window contains:
- the GPR62 gene encoding G-protein coupled receptor 62 isoform X1: MGMRVMGGGEGKAPSPSLSLPPSTGRSLSARMANATGLSAPEVAASMGLILAALVEAAALLGNGALLVVVLRTPGLRDALYLVHLCVVDLLAAASIMPLGLLAAPPPGLGRVRLGPAPCRAARFLSAALLPACTLGVAALGLARYRLIVHPLRPGARPPPTIVLTAVWAAAGLLGALSLLGPPPAPPPAPARCSVLAGGLGPFRPLWALLAFALPALLLLGAYGSIFLVARRAALRPPRPARGSRPRSDSLDSRLSILPPLRPRPPWGKAALAPALAVGQFAACWLPYGCACLAPAAQAAAAEAAVTWIAYSAFAAHPFLYGLLQRPVRRTLGRLARRALPWSPRACTSRAWHPRALLQHLQRPPEGPALGPSEAPDQGRDLTERESLSMSEAT; this comes from the coding sequence ATGGGAATGAGGGTaatggggggcggggaggggaaagctccatctccctctctctctctgcctcccagcACAGGGCGAAGCCTAAGCGCTCGGATGGCCAACGCCACAGGGCTGAGCGCCCCAGAAGTCGCAGCCTCGATGGGGTTGATCCTGGCGGCTCTCGTGGAGGCGGCGGCACTGCTAGGCAACGGCGCGCTGCTGGTGGTGGTGTTGCGGACGCCGGGACTGCGCGACGCTCTCTACCTCGTGCACCTGTGCGTCGTGGACCTGCTGGCGGCCGCCTCCATCATGCCGCTGGGCCTGCTGGCCGCTCCGCCGCCGGGGCTGGGCCGCGTGCGCCTGGGCCCCGCACCCTGCCGCGCGGCGCGCTTCCTCTCGGCGGCGCTGCTGCCGGCCTGCACGCTCGGCGTGGCGGCGCTCGGCCTGGCGCGCTACCGCCTTATAGTTCATCCGCTGCGGCCCGGCGCGCGACCTCCGCCCACCATAGTGCTCACCGCCGTGTGGGCGGCCGCCGGGCTGCTGGGCGCGCTGTCCCTGCTCGGGCCGCCGCCCGCACCGCCCCCGGCCCCGGCTCGCTGCTCGGTCCTGGCGGGAGGCCTCGGGCCCTTCCGGCCGCTCTGGGCGCTGCTGGCCTTCGCGCTACCCGCCCTCCTGCTGCTCGGCGCCTACGGCAGCATCTTCCTCGTGGCGCGCCGGGCCGCCCTGCGGCCCCCACGACCCGCACGCGGGTCCCGGCCGCGCTCCGACTCTCTGGATAGTCGCCTCTCCATCTTGCCGCCCCTCCGGCCTCGCCCGCCCTGGGGCAAAGCAGCCCTGGCTCCGGCGCTGGCCGTGGGCCAGTTCGCAGCCTGCTGGCTGCCTTACGGCTGTGCGTGCTTGGCGCCTGCTGCACAGGCCGCAGCGGCCGAGGCGGCCGTCACCTGGATAGCCTACTCGGCCTTCGCGGCTCACCCCTTCCTGTACGGCCTGCTGCAGCGCCCTGTACGCCGGACGCTGGGCCGCCTTGCCCGCCGAGCGCTGCCGTGGTCCCCCCGAGCCTGCACTTCGCGGGCCTGGCACCCGCGGGCCCTCCTGCAGCACCTCCAGAGACCTCCAGAGGGCCCTGCCCTTGGCCCTTCTGAGGCACCTGATCAAGGCCGGGATTTGACAGAAAGGGAAAGCCTGAGCATGTCAGAGGCCACGTGA
- the GPR62 gene encoding G-protein coupled receptor 62 isoform X3 translates to MANATGLSAPEVAASMGLILAALVEAAALLGNGALLVVVLRTPGLRDALYLVHLCVVDLLAAASIMPLGLLAAPPPGLGRVRLGPAPCRAARFLSAALLPACTLGVAALGLARYRLIVHPLRPGARPPPTIVLTAVWAAAGLLGALSLLGPPPAPPPAPARCSVLAGGLGPFRPLWALLAFALPALLLLGAYGSIFLVARRAALRPPRPARGSRPRSDSLDSRLSILPPLRPRPPWGKAALAPALAVGQFAACWLPYGCACLAPAAQAAAAEAAVTWIAYSAFAAHPFLYGLLQRPVRRTLGRLARRALPWSPRACTSRAWHPRALLQHLQRPPEGPALGPSEAPDQGRDLTERESLSMSEAT, encoded by the coding sequence ATGGCCAACGCCACAGGGCTGAGCGCCCCAGAAGTCGCAGCCTCGATGGGGTTGATCCTGGCGGCTCTCGTGGAGGCGGCGGCACTGCTAGGCAACGGCGCGCTGCTGGTGGTGGTGTTGCGGACGCCGGGACTGCGCGACGCTCTCTACCTCGTGCACCTGTGCGTCGTGGACCTGCTGGCGGCCGCCTCCATCATGCCGCTGGGCCTGCTGGCCGCTCCGCCGCCGGGGCTGGGCCGCGTGCGCCTGGGCCCCGCACCCTGCCGCGCGGCGCGCTTCCTCTCGGCGGCGCTGCTGCCGGCCTGCACGCTCGGCGTGGCGGCGCTCGGCCTGGCGCGCTACCGCCTTATAGTTCATCCGCTGCGGCCCGGCGCGCGACCTCCGCCCACCATAGTGCTCACCGCCGTGTGGGCGGCCGCCGGGCTGCTGGGCGCGCTGTCCCTGCTCGGGCCGCCGCCCGCACCGCCCCCGGCCCCGGCTCGCTGCTCGGTCCTGGCGGGAGGCCTCGGGCCCTTCCGGCCGCTCTGGGCGCTGCTGGCCTTCGCGCTACCCGCCCTCCTGCTGCTCGGCGCCTACGGCAGCATCTTCCTCGTGGCGCGCCGGGCCGCCCTGCGGCCCCCACGACCCGCACGCGGGTCCCGGCCGCGCTCCGACTCTCTGGATAGTCGCCTCTCCATCTTGCCGCCCCTCCGGCCTCGCCCGCCCTGGGGCAAAGCAGCCCTGGCTCCGGCGCTGGCCGTGGGCCAGTTCGCAGCCTGCTGGCTGCCTTACGGCTGTGCGTGCTTGGCGCCTGCTGCACAGGCCGCAGCGGCCGAGGCGGCCGTCACCTGGATAGCCTACTCGGCCTTCGCGGCTCACCCCTTCCTGTACGGCCTGCTGCAGCGCCCTGTACGCCGGACGCTGGGCCGCCTTGCCCGCCGAGCGCTGCCGTGGTCCCCCCGAGCCTGCACTTCGCGGGCCTGGCACCCGCGGGCCCTCCTGCAGCACCTCCAGAGACCTCCAGAGGGCCCTGCCCTTGGCCCTTCTGAGGCACCTGATCAAGGCCGGGATTTGACAGAAAGGGAAAGCCTGAGCATGTCAGAGGCCACGTGA
- the GPR62 gene encoding G-protein coupled receptor 62 isoform X2, with amino-acid sequence MSARASEPAPGQPVSTGRSLSARMANATGLSAPEVAASMGLILAALVEAAALLGNGALLVVVLRTPGLRDALYLVHLCVVDLLAAASIMPLGLLAAPPPGLGRVRLGPAPCRAARFLSAALLPACTLGVAALGLARYRLIVHPLRPGARPPPTIVLTAVWAAAGLLGALSLLGPPPAPPPAPARCSVLAGGLGPFRPLWALLAFALPALLLLGAYGSIFLVARRAALRPPRPARGSRPRSDSLDSRLSILPPLRPRPPWGKAALAPALAVGQFAACWLPYGCACLAPAAQAAAAEAAVTWIAYSAFAAHPFLYGLLQRPVRRTLGRLARRALPWSPRACTSRAWHPRALLQHLQRPPEGPALGPSEAPDQGRDLTERESLSMSEAT; translated from the exons ATGTCAGCCCGGGCATCTGAGCCAGCGCCTGGGCAGCCTGTGAG cACAGGGCGAAGCCTAAGCGCTCGGATGGCCAACGCCACAGGGCTGAGCGCCCCAGAAGTCGCAGCCTCGATGGGGTTGATCCTGGCGGCTCTCGTGGAGGCGGCGGCACTGCTAGGCAACGGCGCGCTGCTGGTGGTGGTGTTGCGGACGCCGGGACTGCGCGACGCTCTCTACCTCGTGCACCTGTGCGTCGTGGACCTGCTGGCGGCCGCCTCCATCATGCCGCTGGGCCTGCTGGCCGCTCCGCCGCCGGGGCTGGGCCGCGTGCGCCTGGGCCCCGCACCCTGCCGCGCGGCGCGCTTCCTCTCGGCGGCGCTGCTGCCGGCCTGCACGCTCGGCGTGGCGGCGCTCGGCCTGGCGCGCTACCGCCTTATAGTTCATCCGCTGCGGCCCGGCGCGCGACCTCCGCCCACCATAGTGCTCACCGCCGTGTGGGCGGCCGCCGGGCTGCTGGGCGCGCTGTCCCTGCTCGGGCCGCCGCCCGCACCGCCCCCGGCCCCGGCTCGCTGCTCGGTCCTGGCGGGAGGCCTCGGGCCCTTCCGGCCGCTCTGGGCGCTGCTGGCCTTCGCGCTACCCGCCCTCCTGCTGCTCGGCGCCTACGGCAGCATCTTCCTCGTGGCGCGCCGGGCCGCCCTGCGGCCCCCACGACCCGCACGCGGGTCCCGGCCGCGCTCCGACTCTCTGGATAGTCGCCTCTCCATCTTGCCGCCCCTCCGGCCTCGCCCGCCCTGGGGCAAAGCAGCCCTGGCTCCGGCGCTGGCCGTGGGCCAGTTCGCAGCCTGCTGGCTGCCTTACGGCTGTGCGTGCTTGGCGCCTGCTGCACAGGCCGCAGCGGCCGAGGCGGCCGTCACCTGGATAGCCTACTCGGCCTTCGCGGCTCACCCCTTCCTGTACGGCCTGCTGCAGCGCCCTGTACGCCGGACGCTGGGCCGCCTTGCCCGCCGAGCGCTGCCGTGGTCCCCCCGAGCCTGCACTTCGCGGGCCTGGCACCCGCGGGCCCTCCTGCAGCACCTCCAGAGACCTCCAGAGGGCCCTGCCCTTGGCCCTTCTGAGGCACCTGATCAAGGCCGGGATTTGACAGAAAGGGAAAGCCTGAGCATGTCAGAGGCCACGTGA